From Acinetobacter sp. ASP199, the proteins below share one genomic window:
- a CDS encoding acyltransferase family protein: MSIAYRPDIDGLRAIAVSLVIFNHLGWSLFSGGYIGVDIFFVISGYLITIILTRDIQSQQFSIARFYKKRVVRLAPAYFTVLAVVSLIAWQVMLPGELTEYFKSVMYATVLIANLYMRNEVGDYFSPSVENVPLLHLWSLGVEEQFYIFWPLLLWLFLAKASRKYLWLMIGTFIIILLAYAQYQLTQNPAKAYYSMPVRAFELLIGAFITCLPQPKLPKKLLQMLVWLGVIVLFATAIYFYHQTPFPGLMALIPCLATAVIIYLGQSVPATNLLLSNQLSTWIGKISYPLYLWHWPIIVLFGIYMLPLNTENQIIIILLSLLLAFLTYQLAEKPLKRFVMAANYKVIILGFLLPASIFIAIAQIIKNNDGFPDRFPPSVYAKQEALHAYAHVIRSQCMDTDPKTLPRAKDCVLGQKKENIDFLLIGDSHANAYTAMLDEWAKDANLRGYDITQSSTFYLPGVQRSELKLGRWEELSKFQIRNNAISEHLSKAHYPMIILAGSYVPYFGDEVKLKDGIHHSNDEIFKAGLMKALEIAHKAGDQVILLNDVPRLDWEGIPSDCNIRNEILNRHAQCTVSRKSYETHLKPFNQILSEAKLKYPDLQIIDPTKVICDQQVCKIIVNDVPLYRFKDDNHINDQGSRQLGIEYLKKFGNPLKDLKGNE, encoded by the coding sequence ATGAGTATTGCCTACAGACCTGATATCGATGGCCTACGTGCTATTGCGGTATCTCTGGTTATTTTCAATCATTTAGGCTGGTCGCTATTTTCTGGTGGTTATATTGGTGTAGATATCTTCTTTGTGATTTCAGGCTATCTGATCACCATTATCCTTACACGCGATATTCAGTCCCAACAATTCTCAATTGCCCGATTCTATAAAAAACGTGTGGTCCGTTTGGCACCGGCGTATTTTACCGTACTTGCTGTGGTTAGCCTGATTGCCTGGCAGGTGATGCTGCCGGGTGAACTGACTGAATATTTTAAGAGTGTCATGTATGCCACGGTGCTCATTGCGAATCTGTATATGCGTAATGAGGTGGGGGATTATTTTAGCCCGAGTGTGGAAAATGTACCGCTGCTGCACTTGTGGTCACTAGGGGTCGAAGAACAGTTTTATATCTTCTGGCCTTTATTGTTATGGCTGTTTCTGGCCAAGGCATCGCGTAAATATCTTTGGTTGATGATTGGTACCTTCATTATCATTCTACTGGCTTATGCCCAATATCAACTCACGCAAAATCCAGCCAAAGCTTATTACAGCATGCCTGTAAGGGCTTTTGAGTTGCTGATTGGAGCATTCATCACCTGTTTACCGCAGCCAAAGCTACCTAAAAAATTACTGCAAATGCTGGTGTGGCTTGGAGTCATTGTTTTATTTGCAACTGCAATTTATTTTTATCATCAGACGCCATTTCCCGGTCTCATGGCACTAATTCCTTGTCTGGCAACAGCAGTGATTATTTATCTGGGGCAATCTGTACCAGCAACGAATCTGTTGCTCAGCAATCAGTTGAGCACCTGGATCGGAAAAATTTCATATCCGCTGTATTTATGGCACTGGCCGATTATCGTGTTATTCGGTATTTATATGCTGCCACTCAATACAGAAAATCAGATCATCATTATTCTGCTGTCACTGCTTTTGGCATTTCTTACCTATCAACTGGCAGAAAAACCACTGAAACGCTTTGTAATGGCTGCAAATTACAAGGTGATTATTCTTGGATTTTTGCTTCCTGCAAGCATCTTTATTGCGATCGCTCAGATTATTAAAAATAATGATGGTTTTCCAGATCGGTTTCCCCCGTCTGTATATGCCAAGCAGGAAGCGTTGCACGCTTATGCGCATGTGATTCGCAGCCAGTGTATGGATACTGATCCAAAAACCTTACCTCGCGCTAAAGATTGCGTATTGGGGCAGAAAAAAGAAAATATTGATTTTTTATTAATTGGTGATTCACATGCCAATGCCTATACGGCAATGCTAGATGAATGGGCTAAAGATGCCAATTTACGTGGTTATGACATTACCCAAAGTTCAACTTTTTATTTGCCCGGTGTGCAGCGTTCTGAGTTAAAGCTCGGACGTTGGGAGGAGCTGTCTAAGTTCCAGATACGTAATAATGCTATTAGCGAACATCTGTCTAAAGCCCATTATCCAATGATTATTTTAGCCGGTTCCTATGTGCCGTATTTTGGAGATGAGGTGAAACTTAAAGATGGCATTCATCACAGCAATGATGAGATCTTTAAAGCAGGCTTGATGAAAGCTCTAGAAATTGCCCATAAAGCGGGTGATCAGGTCATTCTATTGAACGATGTGCCACGTCTGGATTGGGAAGGGATACCTTCAGACTGTAATATTCGCAACGAAATTCTAAATCGGCATGCGCAATGTACGGTTTCCAGAAAGAGTTACGAAACTCATTTAAAACCATTTAACCAAATATTGTCAGAAGCCAAACTGAAATATCCTGATTTGCAAATTATTGATCCGACTAAGGTGATCTGTGATCAGCAGGTATGTAAGATCATAGTAAATGATGTGCCTTTATATCGTTTCAAAGATGACAACCATATTAATGATCAGGGTTCGCGGCAATTGGGGATTGAATATCTGAAAAAATTTGGT
- a CDS encoding M23 family metallopeptidase — protein MPNLSASLLLITVLILLSGCQPPPSGESAGWKSPYLYWQLRKETLSQPLTIPVEGVTQRQLNDTWGASRSAGRKHEGIDIFAQRGTPVLSATRGIVRNIGTNNLGGKVIWITGPELSQHYYAHLDEYAEHIQAGDWVEAGEVIAYVGNTGNAKSTPPHLHYGIYFSGQGATNPYPYLKAEELK, from the coding sequence GTGCCGAATTTAAGTGCTTCCCTGTTACTGATTACTGTATTAATACTCCTGAGTGGCTGTCAGCCACCACCGTCTGGTGAATCGGCAGGTTGGAAAAGCCCTTATTTATATTGGCAATTGAGAAAAGAAACTTTATCGCAACCTTTAACCATTCCAGTAGAGGGCGTGACTCAAAGACAGCTCAATGATACTTGGGGCGCTTCACGGAGTGCAGGCCGTAAGCATGAAGGCATTGATATATTTGCTCAACGTGGCACACCCGTACTGAGTGCAACGAGAGGTATTGTTAGAAATATTGGAACTAACAATTTGGGTGGTAAAGTGATCTGGATAACCGGGCCGGAGCTGAGTCAGCATTATTATGCACATCTGGATGAATATGCTGAGCATATACAGGCGGGTGACTGGGTGGAAGCAGGCGAAGTCATCGCTTATGTCGGTAATACTGGTAATGCTAAATCAACACCACCACATCTGCATTATGGAATTTATTTTAGTGGGCAGGGTGCAACGAATCCTTATCCTTATTTGAAAGCTGAGGAATTAAAATAA
- a CDS encoding 3'-5' exonuclease, whose protein sequence is MAKKEVFISVDIEASGPIPGEYDLLSIGMCLVEQPDTQFYCELQPVSFKADPRALAVTGFNLEDLAKHGVDPATAMQHCAAWLEQKLSKSETPIFVGFNAGFDWSFMNYYFHKFIGHNLFGVSSLDIKSLYLGAFGGRWSETRAKNIIEILKPQSRGNHNALQDAIFQAELCRLILKQIQV, encoded by the coding sequence ATGGCTAAAAAAGAAGTATTTATTTCCGTTGATATTGAAGCCTCAGGGCCAATTCCCGGTGAATATGATCTATTGTCTATCGGCATGTGCCTCGTGGAGCAGCCTGATACCCAGTTTTATTGTGAATTGCAGCCTGTTTCCTTTAAAGCTGATCCGAGGGCCTTGGCCGTGACCGGTTTTAATTTAGAAGATTTGGCAAAACATGGAGTAGATCCTGCTACCGCGATGCAGCATTGTGCGGCGTGGCTTGAGCAAAAGCTTTCCAAGTCTGAAACACCGATATTTGTCGGATTTAATGCCGGTTTTGACTGGTCTTTTATGAATTATTATTTTCATAAATTTATCGGACACAATCTTTTTGGTGTCTCCTCATTAGATATTAAATCGCTTTATTTAGGTGCATTTGGCGGGCGTTGGTCAGAAACTCGAGCAAAGAATATTATTGAAATTTTAAAGCCCCAAAGCAGAGGCAATCATAATGCGCTACAGGATGCGATCTTTCAGGCGGAGCTGTGTCGTTTGATTTTAAAACAAATTCAGGTTTGA
- a CDS encoding pseudouridine synthase, whose amino-acid sequence MKIVILNKPYDVLSQFRKDEAHMTMSDFVDDPTLRLAGRLDMDSEGLVFLTDHGGLNQFITNPANKKFKTYLVQVEGDVTEEALEQLRKGVELKDGITLPAKAIKVQQPEWLWDRDPPVRYRASVPTSWVEISICEGRNRQVRRMTAAVGFPTLRLIRTKIGSIDLVQLGLQPGETKEIEPLLYPDFKDVPAQEPYRSRSYVKKPGGTGGKPINKKVNKDGTKKKTGTPRVWQLEEGEKPRRKTNGTTRPNTKAPRGRGRGRG is encoded by the coding sequence ATGAAAATCGTCATTCTAAATAAACCTTATGACGTCCTCTCCCAGTTTCGTAAAGACGAAGCACACATGACGATGTCTGATTTCGTAGATGACCCAACACTGCGTCTGGCAGGTCGTCTCGATATGGACTCGGAAGGTCTGGTATTTCTGACCGATCATGGTGGTTTAAACCAGTTTATTACCAATCCTGCCAATAAAAAATTCAAGACTTACCTGGTTCAGGTTGAAGGCGACGTGACTGAAGAAGCACTTGAACAGTTACGTAAAGGTGTAGAGCTGAAAGATGGTATCACCTTACCTGCAAAAGCAATCAAGGTTCAGCAACCTGAATGGTTATGGGATCGTGATCCTCCTGTTCGTTACCGTGCTTCAGTACCAACGTCATGGGTAGAAATCTCAATCTGTGAAGGCCGTAACCGTCAGGTACGTCGTATGACTGCTGCAGTAGGTTTCCCGACTTTACGTTTGATCCGTACCAAAATCGGTTCTATTGATCTGGTTCAATTGGGTCTGCAACCGGGTGAAACTAAAGAAATTGAACCTTTACTTTACCCTGACTTTAAAGATGTGCCTGCACAAGAGCCATACCGTTCACGTTCTTATGTGAAAAAACCGGGTGGTACAGGCGGTAAGCCAATTAACAAAAAAGTGAACAAAGACGGTACCAAGAAAAAAACCGGTACACCACGTGTTTGGCAACTGGAAGAAGGTGAAAAACCACGTCGTAAGACCAATGGTACAACACGCCCAAATACCAAAGCACCGCGTGGTCGCGGACGCGGTCGTGGTTAA
- the uraH gene encoding hydroxyisourate hydrolase, with protein sequence MKKIIFALAATSLSNFGFANPLSVHVLNQETGLPSANVTVTLEAQQGEKWVKLNEAKTDSNGRIKEFYPKDTALQKGIYKVTFKTGDWFKANNQRTFFPEVPVVFVIDGNLEHYHIPLLLSSYGYSTYRGY encoded by the coding sequence ATGAAAAAAATAATTTTTGCTTTAGCTGCGACTTCCCTTTCAAATTTTGGCTTTGCCAATCCTTTGAGTGTGCATGTGCTTAATCAGGAAACTGGTCTACCCTCTGCTAATGTCACAGTAACTTTAGAAGCCCAACAAGGTGAAAAATGGGTCAAGCTCAATGAAGCCAAGACAGACAGTAATGGACGGATTAAAGAGTTTTATCCAAAAGATACCGCGCTTCAAAAAGGCATTTATAAAGTGACTTTTAAAACAGGTGACTGGTTTAAGGCAAATAATCAACGGACGTTCTTTCCTGAAGTTCCAGTCGTATTTGTGATTGATGGCAATTTAGAGCACTACCATATTCCACTGTTGTTAAGCTCTTATGGATATTCAACGTATCGGGGGTATTAA
- the paaI gene encoding hydroxyphenylacetyl-CoA thioesterase PaaI, whose amino-acid sequence MDQQVNHMFNQDQLIQYLGAHLVSYNHNHAKIELKVTEQHLQGHQTCNGAVIFALADAAFAIACNTGEHPAVGQHCGIHYLKPAVLGDTLTAVAEHKASSGRSGIYDIQILNQKDQIVAEFRGTSRLIVK is encoded by the coding sequence ATGGATCAGCAAGTTAACCATATGTTTAATCAGGATCAGTTAATTCAGTACCTGGGCGCGCATCTAGTTTCTTATAACCACAACCATGCCAAGATTGAGCTGAAAGTAACTGAGCAACATTTACAGGGACATCAAACCTGCAACGGCGCGGTGATTTTTGCATTGGCTGATGCAGCTTTTGCCATTGCCTGTAACACGGGCGAACATCCGGCAGTCGGTCAACATTGTGGTATTCATTATTTAAAACCAGCTGTACTGGGCGACACCCTTACTGCCGTAGCTGAACATAAAGCGAGTAGCGGTCGCAGTGGCATTTACGATATTCAGATCCTGAATCAGAAAGATCAAATCGTGGCTGAGTTCCGTGGTACTTCGCGACTGATCGTTAAATAA
- a CDS encoding M61 family peptidase has product MLHYQIEFDDYRQHLVHVTVRFLADPTQVLSLPTWIPGSYLIREFSKHIEGVKAFDEAGRQLKIQKFEKNKWRLFNTDHELITVEYDVYAYDLSVRGAYVDETRLYVNPACACLGLEGQENKAIEVEIFLPDELKHFQLATGMAAKSLVKGRYTLKAENYAELIDSPFELAEQTRFSFEANGIPHEFVVSGKHNMNAERMQQDLEKICSTEISMFGSAPFSNYTFMTMATGNSYGGLEHPNSTSLITPREDLPKANEPEEPSKDYQRFLGLCSHEYFHSWLVKFIRPENFVNYDLNQEGYTSLLWIFEGFTSYYDDLILLRSGVINQESYIALLKAQIDRYLQNPGRFIQSVSESSFDAWVKFYRQDENSNNAGTSYYNKGCLVALCLDLGLRLRGSSLDALMRKLYENAQNGTQVNERTIFELCAELTGDNWLEQINHLINTTEELPLDQLFPEFGLSYTLKNDKSLPFGLKLADKPEGVLVQSARRDSAAAKAGLSANDVIIAIDGLKATVKLAEKYTKQEGTYIIHAFRRDELMTFEVQAAGSELTEVELKVEDQAKAEKWLKA; this is encoded by the coding sequence ATGTTGCATTACCAAATCGAATTTGACGATTACCGTCAGCATCTTGTTCACGTGACTGTTCGCTTTTTAGCAGACCCTACACAGGTGTTGTCTTTGCCAACGTGGATTCCGGGCAGTTATCTGATTCGTGAATTTTCTAAACACATTGAAGGGGTGAAAGCCTTTGATGAAGCAGGACGCCAACTAAAAATCCAGAAATTTGAAAAGAATAAATGGCGCCTGTTTAATACAGATCATGAGCTGATTACCGTTGAATATGATGTCTATGCCTATGACCTGTCTGTACGTGGTGCTTATGTCGATGAAACACGTTTATATGTAAACCCGGCCTGTGCTTGTTTAGGTCTGGAAGGGCAAGAAAACAAAGCGATTGAAGTCGAAATTTTCCTGCCAGATGAACTGAAACATTTCCAGTTGGCAACAGGTATGGCAGCTAAAAGCCTGGTTAAAGGCCGCTATACGCTTAAAGCAGAAAATTATGCCGAGCTAATCGATTCACCATTTGAACTGGCAGAGCAGACCCGTTTCAGCTTTGAGGCAAATGGTATTCCGCATGAGTTCGTGGTTTCTGGCAAACACAACATGAATGCTGAGCGTATGCAGCAGGATCTGGAAAAGATCTGTAGTACCGAAATTTCCATGTTTGGTTCAGCGCCATTTAGTAACTATACCTTCATGACCATGGCAACGGGCAACAGTTATGGTGGTCTGGAACATCCAAACTCTACCAGCCTGATCACGCCACGCGAGGATCTGCCGAAAGCCAACGAGCCGGAAGAGCCATCTAAGGATTATCAACGTTTCCTGGGGCTGTGCAGCCATGAATATTTCCACTCATGGTTAGTGAAATTTATCCGTCCTGAAAACTTCGTAAATTATGATCTGAATCAGGAAGGTTATACCTCTTTACTTTGGATCTTCGAAGGCTTCACTTCTTATTATGATGATCTGATTCTGCTACGTAGTGGCGTGATTAATCAGGAGTCATATATTGCTTTGTTGAAAGCACAGATTGACCGTTATTTGCAAAATCCAGGTCGCTTCATTCAAAGCGTATCTGAGTCAAGCTTTGATGCCTGGGTGAAATTCTATCGTCAGGATGAAAACTCCAATAATGCCGGCACCAGCTACTACAACAAAGGTTGTTTGGTGGCGTTGTGCTTAGACTTGGGCTTGCGTCTACGTGGTTCAAGCCTGGATGCTTTGATGCGTAAGCTGTATGAAAATGCGCAAAATGGCACTCAGGTCAATGAACGTACTATCTTCGAGTTATGTGCAGAATTGACTGGTGATAACTGGTTAGAACAGATCAACCATCTGATCAATACTACAGAAGAATTGCCACTGGATCAGTTATTCCCTGAGTTTGGTCTGAGCTATACCCTGAAAAATGACAAGTCTCTGCCATTTGGTTTGAAATTAGCAGATAAGCCTGAAGGTGTATTGGTTCAATCGGCTCGTCGTGACAGTGCCGCTGCGAAAGCCGGCCTGTCAGCCAATGATGTGATCATTGCGATTGATGGTTTGAAAGCAACAGTAAAACTTGCTGAGAAATATACGAAGCAGGAAGGAACTTATATCATCCATGCGTTCCGTCGTGATGAGCTGATGACGTTTGAAGTTCAAGCAGCTGGTTCTGAGCTGACCGAAGTTGAGCTGAAAGTTGAAGACCAAGCTAAAGCTGAGAAATGGTTAAAAGCTTAA
- a CDS encoding D-alanyl-D-alanine carboxypeptidase PBP6B yields the protein MKFIVSLIATLCLFMSAMSHAALLNINPESVEAEAWTILDSQTGQIIASHNEGLQRAPASLTKMMVAYITLKEIQAGRLSKSEIITATPVVQMVMWDESQMYLKEGEQISVDQLLAGLIVMSANDAAVTLAEKISGSVPQFVERMNKEAQALGMTQSHFQNPAGVTMPEHYSTAADLAKLSQALVNETPDYLYYSKQPSFTYNQRFHRATNLLLKMDPTVDGLKTGFTRAAGYNLAATVIRPSMDMNLSNRRLIVVVMGAKSAVKRAEVAHKLMNLAYTYTRNEVALKDKQVLAELPVVQSTLKMFKVETKKPELITTSLYDQSYAIDLNQFDQSTQRVMLDTGNGVLQSIEPLRETQTHLNVEVSETKLTAPLAKVMQLATVNVYQNDQLIRTILIEDQVDIEEANFFEKFLQWLFGLFSSSSADVILHPTGK from the coding sequence TTGAAATTTATCGTCTCACTGATTGCGACATTGTGCCTTTTTATGTCCGCAATGTCGCATGCTGCCCTACTGAATATTAATCCTGAAAGTGTTGAAGCAGAAGCTTGGACCATTCTGGATAGCCAGACCGGCCAGATCATTGCCTCACATAATGAAGGCCTACAACGTGCTCCGGCATCCCTGACCAAGATGATGGTGGCCTATATCACTTTAAAAGAAATTCAGGCAGGAAGATTAAGTAAAAGTGAAATAATTACCGCGACACCAGTCGTGCAAATGGTGATGTGGGATGAATCCCAGATGTACCTGAAAGAAGGCGAACAGATTTCAGTGGATCAGTTATTGGCAGGTCTGATTGTAATGTCTGCCAATGATGCTGCGGTGACTTTGGCTGAAAAAATTTCTGGAAGCGTGCCTCAGTTCGTTGAGCGCATGAACAAGGAAGCACAGGCTTTAGGAATGACCCAGTCTCATTTCCAGAATCCAGCCGGTGTCACCATGCCTGAGCACTACTCCACGGCAGCTGACTTGGCCAAACTGTCTCAAGCCCTAGTCAATGAAACACCAGACTATCTGTACTACTCTAAACAACCGAGCTTCACTTATAACCAGCGTTTTCACCGTGCCACCAATCTATTGCTAAAAATGGACCCAACAGTAGATGGTTTGAAAACTGGTTTTACCCGTGCCGCGGGTTATAACCTTGCCGCAACTGTGATCCGTCCAAGCATGGATATGAATCTGTCTAATCGTCGTTTAATTGTCGTGGTCATGGGAGCTAAAAGCGCTGTGAAACGTGCGGAAGTTGCTCATAAGCTGATGAACCTGGCTTATACCTACACCCGCAATGAAGTAGCGCTCAAAGACAAGCAAGTGCTGGCAGAACTGCCTGTGGTTCAATCTACCCTGAAAATGTTTAAGGTAGAGACCAAAAAGCCTGAATTAATTACCACTTCACTCTATGATCAAAGCTATGCCATTGATCTGAACCAGTTTGATCAAAGCACTCAACGCGTGATGTTAGATACCGGCAATGGCGTTCTGCAAAGTATTGAACCATTACGCGAAACTCAGACTCACCTAAACGTTGAAGTGAGTGAGACCAAACTGACTGCACCGTTAGCCAAAGTCATGCAACTTGCTACCGTCAATGTCTATCAGAATGACCAGTTGATCCGTACCATCCTGATTGAAGATCAGGTTGATATTGAAGAAGCCAATTTCTTTGAAAAGTTCCTGCAATGGTTATTTGGCCTGTTCTCAAGCAGTAGCGCAGACGTTATATTGCATCCAACTGGTAAATAA
- a CDS encoding NAD(P)/FAD-dependent oxidoreductase: MTAHKIVIVGGGAGGLELATQLGQSLGKNGKAQITLVDQKLTHIWKPLLHEIAAGTLNPHEEETNYFVHAAANHYEFVLGTFKNIDREAKQILVETEYFSKKAQPTRNKSIDYDSLVLALGSTSNDFNTEGVKQFCHFLDSREQADIFQQDLLHLYLNAQHEADRRELKIAIIGAGATGVELAAELVSAKNNFHKYGLNRIDPNQVKITLIEAADRILPALSLKFAEQTMKQLKQLGIEILTQHRVAKVDEDHIHFADGSSLEAEVKVWAAGIKAPEILTQLEGLERDNIHRLKVYATLQTTADPNIFAFGDCAHCQPSANEPVLGPRAQVASQQASFLANSLRLRVNGETQLPMFAFSDKGSLVSLSENKAVGELLGQVNVQGFVAKSMYVSLYRLHQATILGYTQAGVLTVKDFVTRKISPKIKLH; the protein is encoded by the coding sequence ATGACAGCCCATAAAATTGTGATTGTAGGTGGTGGTGCAGGTGGTCTGGAACTGGCTACCCAGTTAGGACAAAGCTTAGGCAAAAATGGTAAGGCACAGATTACACTGGTCGATCAAAAGCTGACCCATATCTGGAAACCTCTGCTTCACGAAATTGCAGCGGGTACACTCAACCCTCATGAAGAAGAAACCAATTATTTTGTCCATGCCGCAGCAAATCATTATGAATTTGTCTTGGGCACATTTAAAAATATCGATCGTGAAGCCAAACAGATTCTGGTTGAAACCGAATACTTCTCTAAAAAAGCCCAACCCACCAGGAATAAAAGCATTGACTATGACAGCCTGGTGCTTGCCTTAGGCTCGACTTCCAATGACTTTAATACTGAAGGGGTCAAACAGTTCTGTCATTTCCTCGACAGCCGCGAACAGGCGGATATTTTCCAGCAAGACCTGCTGCATCTTTACTTAAATGCCCAGCATGAAGCTGATCGTCGTGAACTGAAAATTGCCATTATTGGTGCAGGTGCGACAGGCGTTGAACTGGCAGCAGAACTGGTTTCAGCCAAAAATAATTTTCATAAATATGGCTTAAACAGGATTGATCCGAATCAGGTCAAAATCACCCTGATTGAAGCTGCGGACCGTATTCTTCCTGCCCTGTCTCTCAAATTTGCTGAGCAAACGATGAAGCAGCTGAAACAGCTAGGTATTGAAATACTGACTCAACATCGTGTGGCTAAAGTAGATGAAGATCACATTCATTTTGCGGATGGTTCAAGTCTGGAAGCAGAAGTAAAAGTCTGGGCAGCTGGGATCAAGGCACCTGAGATACTCACTCAACTTGAAGGACTGGAAAGAGACAACATTCATCGCCTTAAAGTTTATGCGACATTGCAAACGACCGCAGATCCAAATATTTTTGCCTTTGGAGATTGTGCACATTGCCAACCTAGCGCCAATGAACCCGTTCTGGGACCACGTGCACAGGTTGCCAGCCAGCAGGCCAGCTTCCTTGCCAATTCTTTGCGCCTACGCGTTAATGGTGAGACGCAGTTACCAATGTTCGCCTTCTCGGATAAAGGCTCGCTAGTGTCCCTAAGTGAAAATAAAGCCGTAGGTGAATTACTAGGTCAGGTCAATGTACAGGGCTTTGTCGCCAAGTCGATGTATGTTTCATTATACCGGCTGCATCAGGCCACGATCTTGGGCTATACTCAGGCTGGGGTACTGACGGTAAAGGACTTCGTTACAAGAAAAATCTCGCCGAAGATAAAATTGCATTGA
- the slyD gene encoding peptidylprolyl isomerase, with protein MTAVANDLVVSFHYTLTNAEGETLDKSQGEPLAYLHGAGNIIPGLENALLGKTVGDKFTVTVPAAEGYGEYNPELVQEVPAKMFQGVDNIQPGMQFQAQTDDGVQIVTVKAVEGENVVVDANFPLAGQDLTFDVEIVEIREASQEELDHGHVHGAGGHHH; from the coding sequence ATGACTGCAGTTGCAAATGACCTCGTGGTTTCTTTCCACTACACATTGACTAACGCAGAGGGTGAAACTCTCGATAAATCTCAAGGTGAACCACTTGCATATTTGCATGGTGCAGGCAACATCATTCCTGGCCTTGAAAATGCACTACTTGGTAAAACTGTAGGCGACAAATTCACTGTAACTGTTCCAGCAGCTGAAGGCTATGGCGAATACAACCCAGAACTAGTACAAGAAGTTCCTGCGAAAATGTTCCAAGGCGTGGACAACATCCAACCTGGTATGCAATTCCAGGCTCAAACTGATGACGGCGTTCAAATCGTAACTGTTAAAGCAGTTGAAGGTGAAAACGTTGTTGTTGATGCGAACTTCCCACTTGCTGGCCAAGACCTGACTTTCGACGTTGAAATCGTAGAAATCCGTGAAGCTTCTCAAGAAGAACTTGACCACGGTCACGTACACGGTGCAGGCGGTCACCACCACTAA
- a CDS encoding M48 family metalloprotease codes for MKNKFLLGACAAAAVTLSGCTTVADMAGANTETLNAVATQGFNKTVQEARNNNTLDTSSTTYRRINAVFNKLRPYADQMNQTGTRFQWQLAVLKSNQVNAYVAPGGKVVFYTGIVDKLNLTDAEIAAIMGHEMVHALEEHSKQKIGAQALTDLALGVGLSAAGVGQGGAAAAQLGSQIGIGLPYSRNLESRADQGGLMLMARAGYNPNAAITLWEKMSKQTSSGVAFLSTHPSSSQRIAAMRQNLPAAMQIYNQRK; via the coding sequence ATGAAAAATAAATTTTTACTGGGTGCATGTGCTGCAGCAGCAGTGACACTTTCGGGTTGTACCACTGTTGCAGATATGGCAGGGGCGAATACTGAAACTTTGAATGCAGTTGCAACTCAGGGCTTTAATAAAACGGTGCAAGAAGCTCGTAACAATAATACCTTGGATACTTCATCTACGACTTATCGTCGTATTAATGCGGTTTTCAATAAATTACGTCCCTATGCAGACCAAATGAACCAAACGGGTACGCGTTTCCAATGGCAGTTGGCAGTGTTGAAGAGCAATCAAGTGAATGCCTATGTCGCACCGGGTGGAAAGGTCGTTTTCTATACGGGGATCGTAGACAAACTTAACCTCACTGATGCCGAAATTGCTGCAATTATGGGGCATGAAATGGTGCATGCGCTAGAAGAGCATTCTAAACAGAAGATTGGTGCCCAGGCATTGACTGATCTGGCACTAGGTGTTGGCCTGAGTGCGGCAGGTGTGGGTCAGGGTGGTGCAGCAGCTGCACAGCTGGGCAGCCAGATTGGTATTGGTCTACCATACTCACGTAACCTGGAAAGTCGTGCAGACCAAGGTGGCTTAATGTTGATGGCGCGTGCTGGTTATAATCCAAATGCTGCCATTACCCTGTGGGAAAAAATGAGTAAGCAAACAAGCAGTGGTGTGGCGTTCTTATCGACTCACCCCTCAAGCAGCCAGCGTATTGCTGCAATGCGTCAAAATCTGCCAGCTGCAATGCAGATTTATAATCAACGTAAATAA